One stretch of Tepidibacter hydrothermalis DNA includes these proteins:
- a CDS encoding beta-class carbonic anhydrase yields the protein MNRLEDILVHNKSFVENKEYEEFKTTKYPGKKMVIFSCMDTRLIELLPRALNLKNGDAKIIKNAGGVIMHPFGSVMRSILVAIYELEAEEVFVIGHHGCGMSNVDTDKTIEAMINKGISKDTMSTLEYAGIDLKKWLHGFDCVNDSVRESVIAIKNHPLIPQNIPVHGLIMDPETGELEVVVDGYK from the coding sequence TTGAACAGACTAGAAGACATATTAGTACATAATAAATCATTCGTAGAAAACAAAGAATACGAAGAATTCAAAACTACAAAATACCCAGGCAAAAAGATGGTTATATTTTCATGTATGGATACAAGATTAATAGAATTACTTCCCCGTGCATTAAACCTAAAAAATGGAGATGCAAAGATTATTAAAAATGCAGGTGGAGTAATTATGCATCCATTCGGAAGTGTTATGAGAAGTATTTTAGTTGCAATATATGAATTAGAAGCTGAAGAAGTTTTTGTAATAGGTCATCACGGCTGTGGTATGAGTAATGTAGATACTGATAAAACTATAGAAGCAATGATAAATAAGGGGATATCAAAGGATACCATGTCAACGCTTGAATATGCAGGAATAGATTTAAAAAAATGGTTACATGGTTTTGACTGCGTAAATGATTCTGTTAGAGAAAGTGTAATAGCTATAAAAAATCATCCATTAATACCTCAAAATATACCTGTTCATGGTCTTATCATGGATCCTGAAACAGGAGAATTAGAAGTTGTTGTAGATGGATACAAGTAA
- a CDS encoding ATP-dependent helicase: MNCESLNENQNVAVNHFNGPCMVIAGPGSGKTRVISYRINNLVQNLKVRPENVLAISFTKASSIEMKERSIRLSSNSLINRVNFGTFHSVFFRILRGFKNYQLDNLLDENKKIYTIKNILKSMDVENYQEEDVIKGVINEISFVKNELLGPQDFDSSVVSKDEFLKVYSMYENYKSDMKKIDFDDMLIHTYNLLKEDSYILELVRNKYKYILVDEFQDINKVQFEVLKMISKPNNNIFVVGDEDQSIYGFRGARPDFLLEFKNYFSNSKYIVLDLNYRSTDVIIKTSNKLIKNNNNRYDKVIKSVKGKGDGILFLSPEDSEDEARKIGSLIIENIRNNNMTYSDFSVIYRTNIQSRALVDVFMDMNIPFVIRDTVVSIYDHWVSKDIISYLSVALYRSLKDELSRIINKPFRYISKESIKIAMADGNFLTNIKTKANLNKWQIKTIEDLELDFDYISRISPKDAISYIRTSLEYDRYLMEYCQKRKIKTTGLFEILNELEGGASNYKTIDDYLDHISKVKEEILNQKKDDDKNKVVLTTIHSSKGLEFKNIFVIGVIEGVIPHEKSIEGKDDVEEERRLLYVAMTRAMDKLHISSPQYKYGKKAFVSRFIEEINEPTDEEMDCIKAGDIVNHKKFKRGKVINRSGNTIEIEFKNDIKILNYRVCLRNKLIEKV, encoded by the coding sequence ATGAATTGTGAGAGTTTAAATGAAAATCAAAATGTAGCTGTTAACCACTTTAACGGTCCGTGTATGGTAATAGCTGGCCCTGGTTCGGGGAAAACAAGAGTTATAAGTTATAGAATAAATAATTTGGTTCAAAATCTAAAGGTTAGACCTGAAAATGTACTAGCTATTAGCTTTACTAAGGCATCTTCTATTGAGATGAAAGAAAGGAGTATTAGGCTTTCTTCCAATAGCTTGATTAATAGAGTTAATTTTGGAACCTTCCATTCTGTATTTTTTAGAATACTTAGGGGGTTTAAAAATTATCAACTAGATAATTTATTAGATGAGAATAAAAAAATATATACTATAAAGAATATATTAAAGAGTATGGATGTAGAGAATTATCAGGAAGAGGATGTTATAAAGGGTGTTATAAATGAGATATCATTTGTTAAGAATGAATTGTTAGGTCCTCAGGATTTTGATTCTTCTGTAGTATCTAAGGATGAGTTTTTGAAAGTTTATTCTATGTATGAAAATTATAAAAGTGATATGAAAAAGATAGATTTCGATGATATGTTAATACATACGTATAATCTTTTAAAAGAGGATTCATATATACTTGAGTTAGTTAGGAATAAGTATAAGTATATATTAGTAGATGAATTTCAGGATATAAATAAGGTTCAGTTTGAGGTTTTAAAGATGATATCAAAGCCTAATAACAATATATTTGTTGTTGGAGATGAAGATCAAAGTATTTATGGATTTAGAGGGGCTAGACCTGATTTTTTATTAGAATTTAAAAATTATTTTTCTAACTCTAAGTATATAGTTCTAGATTTAAACTACAGATCTACTGATGTGATAATAAAAACCTCAAATAAGCTTATAAAAAATAATAATAATAGGTATGATAAGGTTATAAAGTCTGTTAAAGGAAAAGGTGATGGTATATTATTTTTATCTCCAGAGGATTCTGAAGATGAGGCTAGAAAGATAGGAAGTTTAATAATTGAAAATATTAGAAATAATAATATGACTTATAGTGATTTTAGCGTTATATATAGAACGAATATACAATCTCGTGCTTTAGTGGATGTGTTTATGGATATGAATATACCGTTTGTGATAAGGGATACTGTAGTTAGTATATATGATCACTGGGTGAGTAAGGATATTATAAGTTATTTGAGTGTAGCCTTATATAGAAGTTTAAAGGATGAATTATCTAGAATTATAAACAAACCTTTTAGATATATATCTAAGGAGAGTATAAAAATAGCCATGGCAGATGGAAATTTCCTAACCAATATAAAGACTAAAGCTAATCTAAATAAGTGGCAGATAAAGACTATAGAAGATTTAGAACTAGATTTTGATTATATAAGCAGGATATCTCCAAAAGATGCTATATCTTATATAAGAACAAGTCTTGAATATGATAGATACTTAATGGAGTATTGTCAAAAGAGGAAGATAAAGACTACAGGTTTATTCGAAATACTAAATGAGCTAGAAGGTGGAGCATCAAATTATAAGACTATAGATGATTACTTAGATCATATAAGTAAGGTTAAAGAAGAAATTTTAAACCAGAAAAAAGATGATGATAAAAATAAGGTGGTTTTAACCACTATTCACTCTTCTAAAGGTCTTGAGTTTAAGAATATATTTGTAATAGGAGTTATTGAAGGGGTTATACCTCATGAGAAGTCTATTGAAGGTAAGGATGATGTTGAGGAAGAGAGAAGACTGCTTTATGTGGCTATGACAAGAGCGATGGATAAGCTTCATATATCAAGTCCTCAATATAAGTATGGTAAAAAAGCTTTTGTATCGAGGTTTATAGAAGAAATCAATGAACCAACTGATGAAGAAATGGATTGTATAAAAGCAGGAGATATAGTAAATCATAAAAAATTCAAAAGAGGAAAAGTAATAAATAGGAGTGGGAATACTATAGAAATAGAATTTAAGAATGATATAAAAATATTGAATTATAGAGTTTGTCTTAGAAATAAATTAATAGAGAAAGTATAA
- a CDS encoding ribonuclease H-like domain-containing protein, producing MEVITHKIDQIIDIPKNSCVFDIETTGLSPKYNHVILIGILYIKNNQTIIKQFFAHNTDDEKELLFYFKEVFKTFDKHITFNGHRFDIPFLNKRFEKNNLDFFIDKDNDMDILKILKPYQKKLNLENCKLKTVESLLNIQREDTISGKESVDMYKEFEISKNESLKKKILLHNYEDIYYLAKLFKIQDLIDSSETYININYMNSDLKLRLSKYKFKGDLIYIEYISKDIIPINIQIYENEYSIMGSNQTITIELNVSYATTKNNNRVIYFKQDKIVPLKIDSEILEENILSVASYLFKDIF from the coding sequence ATGGAAGTTATAACACATAAAATAGATCAAATCATAGATATACCTAAAAACTCATGTGTATTTGATATAGAAACTACAGGTCTTAGTCCTAAATATAACCACGTAATATTAATAGGTATATTATATATAAAGAATAACCAAACCATAATAAAACAATTTTTTGCACACAATACCGATGATGAAAAAGAACTATTGTTTTATTTCAAAGAAGTATTCAAAACATTTGATAAGCATATAACATTCAATGGACATAGATTTGACATTCCTTTTCTGAATAAAAGATTTGAAAAAAACAACTTAGACTTTTTTATAGATAAAGACAATGATATGGATATACTCAAAATACTAAAACCATATCAAAAGAAATTAAATCTTGAAAATTGCAAATTAAAAACAGTAGAGAGCTTATTGAATATACAAAGAGAGGACACTATTTCAGGAAAAGAAAGTGTTGATATGTATAAAGAATTTGAAATAAGCAAAAATGAATCACTAAAGAAAAAGATACTACTTCACAATTATGAAGACATCTATTACTTAGCTAAATTATTCAAAATACAAGATCTAATAGATTCAAGTGAAACGTATATAAATATAAATTATATGAATTCTGATTTAAAATTAAGACTATCAAAATACAAATTCAAAGGTGATTTAATCTATATAGAATATATTTCTAAAGATATTATTCCCATTAACATACAGATATACGAAAATGAATATTCTATAATGGGATCTAACCAGACAATCACAATAGAATTAAATGTATCCTATGCTACAACAAAAAATAATAATAGAGTTATATATTTCAAACAAGATAAAATAGTTCCATTAAAAATAGATTCAGAAATTTTGGAAGAGAATATACTATCTGTAGCATCTTACTTGTTTAAAGATATTTTTTAA
- a CDS encoding sensor domain-containing diguanylate cyclase, whose amino-acid sequence MLNINRFKNSIENEKIKMLNDELRIENVNLNKELQELKAINWILSQVIKTSGTIDSFEGLMKNITDILMGVLGVDTCSIWIKNDNINRYSSYSRSIYNSNEYEIDTCTYFPDDILKIKETKTLDMNKENCSFCKGENVNSVLISPLEDFRTNTRMGVIIVEHRNKNFFSENTKSFFDILSIQLSIAAINSKLFEKVNEITNKDTLTMCYNRKYFDKIISENLCGREYTLAVFDLDNFKIVNDLFGHKKGDDVLVQISELARKIIEYYEGYLIRIGGDEFVVILYKSMDESVEILEKLRKSVPDLNIIRDTGLNITMTIGVACSDLTNGVDKIFNFADMALIEGKKHNCKNKIHIATQ is encoded by the coding sequence ATGTTGAATATAAATAGATTTAAAAATAGTATAGAAAATGAAAAGATTAAGATGTTGAATGATGAATTGAGAATAGAAAATGTTAATTTAAATAAAGAACTTCAAGAGTTAAAAGCTATAAATTGGATATTAAGTCAAGTTATAAAAACATCTGGAACTATTGATTCTTTTGAAGGACTGATGAAAAACATTACAGATATACTTATGGGAGTATTGGGGGTAGATACTTGTAGTATATGGATAAAGAATGATAATATTAATAGGTATTCATCTTATTCTAGAAGTATATACAATAGTAATGAATATGAAATAGATACCTGTACCTACTTTCCTGATGATATTTTAAAAATAAAAGAAACTAAAACTTTGGATATGAACAAGGAAAACTGTAGTTTTTGTAAAGGTGAGAATGTTAATTCTGTATTAATATCTCCGTTAGAAGATTTTAGAACGAACACAAGGATGGGTGTTATAATAGTAGAGCATAGAAATAAAAATTTCTTTAGTGAAAATACTAAGAGTTTTTTTGACATACTCTCTATACAGCTGAGTATTGCGGCTATCAATTCTAAGTTGTTTGAAAAGGTAAATGAAATAACGAATAAGGACACTCTTACAATGTGTTATAATAGAAAATATTTCGATAAAATTATTTCGGAAAATCTATGTGGACGAGAATATACATTAGCTGTATTTGATTTAGATAATTTTAAAATAGTAAATGATTTATTTGGTCATAAAAAAGGTGACGATGTATTGGTACAGATAAGTGAATTGGCACGAAAAATAATTGAATATTATGAAGGCTATTTAATACGTATAGGTGGAGATGAATTTGTAGTTATACTGTATAAGTCAATGGATGAATCTGTTGAAATACTAGAAAAATTGAGGAAAAGCGTACCGGATCTTAATATAATAAGAGATACTGGTTTAAATATAACTATGACTATAGGTGTTGCATGTTCAGATTTAACAAATGGAGTTGATAAAATATTCAATTTTGCTGATATGGCGCTTATAGAAGGAAAGAAACATAATTGTAAAAATAAAATACATATAGCGACACAATAA
- a CDS encoding DUF3842 family protein, translating into MIIAVVDGMGGGIGSQIVSSLRDELPSYVEIYALGTNSIATSAMMKSHANKGATGENAICVSSKKANVIIGPMSIVIPNSMMGEVTCRMSEAISDSEALKILLPLIPEDFELVGLENKPLILLIKDAVKLMKKEFNIK; encoded by the coding sequence ATGATTATAGCTGTAGTAGATGGAATGGGTGGAGGAATAGGATCTCAAATAGTTAGTAGTTTAAGAGATGAATTACCTTCTTATGTAGAAATATATGCACTTGGAACTAATTCAATAGCAACTTCAGCTATGATGAAAAGCCATGCTAACAAAGGGGCTACAGGGGAAAACGCCATATGTGTATCCTCTAAAAAAGCAAATGTCATAATAGGTCCGATGTCTATAGTTATTCCAAATTCTATGATGGGTGAGGTTACTTGTAGAATGAGTGAGGCTATATCAGATTCAGAAGCATTAAAAATATTATTACCTTTAATACCAGAAGATTTTGAACTTGTAGGACTTGAGAATAAACCTTTAATTCTTTTAATAAAGGATGCTGTAAAACTTATGAAGAAAGAATTTAATATAAAGTAG